The following nucleotide sequence is from Streptomyces sp. NBC_00239.
CTCCGTGCCCTCCCGGCGTAGGGCGAGCGCCGTGCCCGCGACCAATCCGGATGCTTGTTCGTCCGTCGTTGCGTACCCTCCCCGGAATGAGAGACGTAACGGTACGCGCGGTCAACCGGCTGACGAAGCACTGGGCCGGGGCCGTGGTGACCGGAGCGCAGGGCACTGTGCTGACGGCCGCCGGAGTGTGGCCGCTGCTCGCGTTCCTCGCGGATGGCGCGGGCGGCCCGGCCCGCGGTGAACTCGCCGAAGCCGTGGGCCTCCCGGCGGCAGACGCGGCCGATGCGGCCCGGGAACTCCTCGCCGGCCTGAACACGGTCCGCGGTCTCGCCGCGGCGACCGGGCTGTGGACGAGCCGGGAACTGCCACTGGAGGAGGCGTGGGCCGACCGACTGCCCCACGGGACGCACGGGGTGCTCACCGGTGACGCCGACGCCGACCGCAAGGCGCTCGACGGCTGGGCCGAGCGGCAGACAGACGGCCGGGTCGACCACATGCCGGTGCCCCTCGACGCGGACCCGCCCATGGTCCTGGCCTCGGCCTTCGGCCTGCGGACGAAGTGGATCAGGCCGTTCAGGGCGGTACCGGCCGACCTCACCGAGGGGCCGTGGGCCGGACGCGATGCCTTCGGGCTCTACCGCGGCAGCTCCCTCCTCGACCGGGTCCGGGTGGCCGAGGCGGCCTGCGGCCCGCTCACCCTGCTGGAAGTCGTCGGCACCACCGGAGTCGACGTCCACCTCGTCCTGGGCGAACCCGGCGCCCGGCCCGGTGACGTGGTGAGCGGCGGCATCGACGCCGTGACACGCGTCGTCCCCACGGTCGACGGTTACGCCCTGCCCGACGGTTCACCCGGCCCGGGGCTGACGATCGGCACGCAACTGTCGCTCGACCGCGAACCCCGCCTGGACGTCGAGACGGTCGCCTTCTCCGTCACCGGCACCCACGACCTGCTGGAGCAGGCCCGGCTGTTCGGCCTGGAGACGGCCGCGGACGTCCGCTCCGGCCACTTCCCCGGAATCGGCAGCGTCCCCTTGGCGGTCGGCTCGGCCCACCAGGCCGCCGTCGCCCGGTTCGACGCCGAAGGATTCGAGGCGTCGGCCGTCACCGCGCTGGGGATGGCCGTGGGCTGCGGCACCGCCCGCATCCGGTACCGGACCCGCCGCATCCACGCCTCGTTCCAGCGCCCCTTCGGCTTCCTCGCCGTCCACCGCACCTCCCGCCTCGTCCTGGCAGCCGGCTGGGCCGACGAACCGCTGCCGTGTCCGAGCGACGCCTGGGGCTTCGACCCGGACGACGAGGACGACTTCTGACCGGTCGATCAACGCACCGATCCGGAGGCCGTCAGGCAGCGACGAGTTCGTCCGCGAGGAACTCGTCCACGAACTTCCGTGCCCGACGGTCGAAATCGGTGTACTGCGCCTCCCGCTCGGCGCCGGCGACCGCTTCGCCGACCAGCAGATTGCCCTCGGCGTCGACGCGCTGCGGTCGCTCCTCCGCGTCCAGGAGCAGGCCTACGGTGGAGCGGGAGAAGCCGCAGTAGTAGGCGATGCCGTCGCTCAGGTTGGATTCGAGGACGGACTGCATCGACTCCGCGATGGGGTCGTCGGCGGTGGCGCCGGCCAGGGCCAGCCACAGCATGCGCTTGCCCGCCAGGCGGGGCTTGCTGCGGCCGTAGGCGAAGCCGTAGTTCCATACGCGGTCGATCCATCCCTTGAGGACGGCGGGCACGCTCTGCCAGTACACCGGGAAGACGGCGACGACGACATCGGCGTCGAGGATCCGCCGCATGTGGGCGTGCGTCTCGTCCGAGTACGGCTTCTCCCGGTTGCCCCAGTCCGGCTGGTCCTCCACGTTCATCCGCGGGTCGAACCCCTCGGCGTGCAGGTCGAGCAGGTCGATGCGGTATCCGGCGGCCTCGAGCCGGGCGGCCGTGCGGCGGGCGGTGTGGGCGGTGAGGGAATCGCTGCGGTGGTGCGCGACGACCACGAGGGCTGTCCTGGTGTCACTGCTGTGCTGCGGCACGGTGTCTCCCGAGGGCTCGATCTGTGCAGTGAGTCCAGTACAACCGCGGCACCGTAGATGATCCATGGGAGAAACTCTCCAGGACATAGGAGATCGTCTACGATTGCGCTGTGGATCCTCTGAGTTCACTGCTGAGCGGCATCCGGGCCGAGGGCTCGGTCGTCAGCCATGCCGTCCTGACGGCGCCCTGGAGCATCACCTTCGCCGACGCCGCTCCGCTCACCATGGTCAGCGTGCTGCGCGGTGGCGGCACGCTGCTGCTGTCCGACGGCACCGAGCGGGCGATCGGCGCGGGCGACACGGCCATCGTCCGGGGCCCCGCACGGTTCCGTCTCGCGGACGAGCCTGCCACTGTCCACCGCCCCCACACCGCGTACGAGATCAACTGCTTCACCGCGGACGCCGCGTGCACCGGCCAGGAACTCGACGGCATCCACTGGGGCACCGGCCCGGAGGGAGCGACCGCGCTGATCGTGGGCGCCTACCGCGCCTCGGGGCACCGCCACGAACGGCTCCTGCGCGCCCTGCCGCCCGTCCTGGTCATCGCCGAGGACGCCGAGGTCTGCGCCTGGCTGGAGAACTCCGCCGCCGACGCCGCCCGGCTCTCCGCCGGTTCGCAGGCGCTGATGGACCGGCTCCTCGACTGGGCTCTGGTCTGCACGCTGCGCACCTGGTTCGACCGGGCGGGCGCCGACGCCCCCGGCTGGTACCGCGGCCTCGCCGACCCGGTCCTCTCCCCCGCCCTGCACGCCTTCCACGGACGGCCCGCCGAGAGCTGGACGGTCGCGTCGCTGGCCGCTCAAGCCGGCGTCTCCCGGGCACTGTTCGCCCGGCGCTTCACCGAGCTGATGGGCCGTCCACCCCTCACCTACCTCACCGAGTGCCGCATGGACGACGCCGAGGCTCTCCTGGCCGACACCGACCTCAGCATCGCCCAGATCGCCAAGACCGTCGGCTACGCCGACGCCTTCGGCTTCAGCACCGCCTTCAAACGCCACAAGGGCCTCAGCCCCAGCACGTTCCGCACCACGGCGGCGTGAGTCACGGCACGCGGCCGCAAGGACACGGGCCGCACGCTCCGGACCGCGGCACGACACCGAGACGTCGTGCCGGAGTTCGGGCGTCGACGAGCCGATGCAGCAGGGCGGCCGGCGGTCGAATTGGGTGAGACGGCTGTCGACGCGACGAACTTCGGAGCAAGTCGGGGGCGGCGAACCGGCTGGGATTCGCGCTGTTGCCGAAGTTCTTCGGCTTCCGAAGAACCGCCGAGGAATACGGAACGGACCGGGGCGCCCCGTACGTTGACCAGGGCGGGGCCACACCGTGCGCACCCGACGAGCACCGAGGCGACGGGGGGACGCGTGCTGCAACGGAGCCGCTCCGCGCGCCTGGCCGCGTCCGCGCTGACCCTCGTCGTCACCGTCCTCACGCTGTTCGTCCCGGTGGCCGGGGCGCAGGGCATGCTCATGCCCGCCGGCAGGCCGCTCGCCCACCACACGGTGGCGGGGCACGCCGGACAAGGGGCCGGACCGGACGACGTCCCGGCGCTGCATGTCGCGGTCACGAACCGACCTGACGCCCACATCCCCGGCCCGCAGCCTGCGGGCCCCGCGCGTACGGCCGTCGACGCGGCCCCGAGCCGCGCCCTGGGCGGGCCCGGCACGGGCCCCGCCACCGCACTCGCGCCGCCGCGCGGGCCGGCCGAGTCCGCCGCCCCGCGCGGCCCGCCCCACCGATGAGCACGCAGACCGTCATCGACGCCTGACCCTTGCGACCCGGCACACACCGCGCGGGGCCGGTCACGCGTCCCTCCGTCCTGCCCTCATCGTGGAGTACGCATGTCTCGCGCACCCTTGTCCCGCCCACCCTTGTGGAGGGCGATCGTCGCACTGGCGGCCGTCGCGCTGTCCCTCTACATCGCCCTCACCCAATCCGCCCGCCTCGGCCTCGATCTGCGCGGCGGCACCCAGATCGTCCTGGAGACCCGGGACTCACCCACCGTCAAGGCCGACGCCGCATCCACCGACCGCGCTCTGGAGGTCCTCAGGCAGCGCGTGGACGCCCTCGGCGTCTCCGAACCCGGCATCGCCCGCTCCGGCGAGAAACGGATCATCGTCGAACTGCCCGGAGTGCAGGACCCCCGCAAGGCCGCCGAGGTCATCGGCCGCACCGCACAGCTCACGGTCCACCCGGTGACGGGGGCGACGGCCGACAAGGGCTCCGCGAAGCCCGAGGCCGACGGATCGCGCACCCTGCCCGACCCGGACCAGCCGGGCAACCACCTGAAGCTGGGCCCCACCGCCCTCACCGGCGAGGGCGTCGAGGACGCCGAGGCGGTCCTGGACCAGCAGTCGCCGGGCGGCTGGATGGTCTCCCTCGACTTCCGCAAGAGCGCGGGCGACACCTGGGCGAAGATCACCTCGGACGCGGCCTGCGCACCTCAGGGCGCTCCGGAACGCCGCGTCGTCATCGCCCTCGACAACCAGATCATCTCGGCGCCCGGCGTCAACGCGAACGTGGTGTGCGGGACCGGTATCACCGGCGGCTCCACGCAGATCAGCGGCGGCTTCGGCCGGGCCGAGGCGCGCGAGCTGGCGGCGCTCGTGAAGGGCGGCGCGCTGCCGGTGCCCCTCGACGTCCTGGAGCAGCGCACGGTCGGCCCGACGCTCGGCGCCGACGCAATCGAGGCGAGCACCAAGGCCGCGCTCATCGGCATCGCCCTGACCGCACTGTTCATCACCGTCGTCTACCGGCTCCTCGGCGCGCTCGCCGCCTTGGCCCTCGCCCTGTACGGCCTCATCTCGTACGCCGCACTGGTGGCGCTCGGCGCGACGCTCACGCTGCCGGGGCTCGCCGGGTTCGTCCTGGCGATCGGCATGGCGATGGACGCGAACGTCCTGGTCTTCGAACGGGCCAGGGAGGAGTACCTGGGCGTCCGTTCCAAGGACTTGGCGAAGCCGGTGAAGAGCGGCTTCGCCAAGGCGTGGAGCGCGGTGATCGACTCGAACGTGACGACGCTGCTCGCCGCGGGACTGCTGTTCTTCTTCGCCACGGGCCCGGTCAAGGGCTTCGGGGTCACCCTGTGCATCGGCGTCCTGGCGTCGATGCTCACGGCGCTCGTGATCACCCGCGCGCTCGCGGACTTCGCCGTCGCCCGCAGCTTCGTACGCAAGCGCCCCGGTCTGACGGGCATCGCCTCGACGGGCAGGGTCCGCACATGGCTGTCCCGCCGCAACCCGAACCTGGTCCGCCACCGTCGCCGCCGGCTCGGCGCGAGCGCGCTCCTGGTGGCGGTGGCCGTCGCAGGAATCTTCATCCGCGGCCTGGACTTCGGCGTGGAGTTCACCGGCGGCCGCCTCGTCGAGTACAGCACCAGCAGGTCCGTCGACGCGGACACGGCCCGGAACGCCGTGTCCGAGGCGGGGTTCCCGCGCGCGGTGGTGCAGGAGTCCGGCGACGGCGACATCACCGTACGCACGGAGAAGCTCACCGACGACGAACAGCAGCGCGTCAAGGCGGCCTTGGAGAAGCCCGGCGGAACCGTCACGGTGGAGCGTGACGAACAGATCGGCCCGAGCCTCGGCAGCGAACTGCGCCAGAAGGCGCTCCTGGCCCTGGGCATCGCGGTGGCCGCCCAGCTGATCTACCTCAGCGTGCGGTTCCGCTGGACCCTGGCGGCAGCGGCGGTCTCCGCGATGGTCCACGACGTCCTGCTCGTGGTGGGCCTGTTCGCCTGGCTGGGCAGGCCGGTGGACAGCGTCTTCCTGGCGGCGCTGCTCACGGTGATCGGCTACTCCGTGAACGACACGGTGGTCGTCTTCGACCGCGTCCGCGAAGCGCGCCGCCGAGACCCACTGGGCAACCTGGAGAAGACGGCCAACCACGCGGTGGTCCAGACACTCCCGCGCACGGTGAACACGGGCATGGGAGCCCTGTTCATCCTGACCGCACTGGCGGTACTGGGCGGCGACTCGCTGGCGGACTTCTCCGTGGCGCTGATCGCGGGCGTCCTGGTCGGCATCGCCTCGACCATCTTCACCGCGGTCCCGATCGCGATCGCCCTGGAACACCGCAACCCGACACCACCACCGGCACGGGACCGCCTCGCCACGAAGGAAGTCCCTGACGGGTACGGCCCGTTGGAGGCACGGAGGACGAAGGAGAGGAGGACGGGGGCGGTCGTCTGAGCCGGCGAGGACGGTCCTGAGGCCGAGGGCGGCCTCCAGAGGGCGCCAGCGGTCGCCGTGGGACGACCGCCGTCACGCAGTCGTCCGCGAGGCCGGGCATGCCGCGGACCGCACGCCTGAAGCGGCCCCCACCGGGTGGGGGCCGCTTCAGGCGAGCAGTGCCGCTTCCTCTACTCCGCGGTCTTTACGGCTTCACGTTCAGCAGCTTGTTCGCGGTGCCGGAAGACGGGTTCTTGATGGCGTCCGCTGTCGCTGCCCCGGTCAGCGCGGCGGCCGTGTCGGCGGGTGTCGCCGACGGGTGGCCCGCCAGGTAGAGGGCTGCGGCGCCCGCGACGTGCGGGGCGGCCATCGACGTGCCGGAGATCGTCTTGGTGCCGGTGTCGCTGTCGTTCCACGCCGAGGTGATGTCCGAGCCGGGAGCGTAGAGGTCCACCACCGAGCCGAAGTTCGAGAAGTGCGACTGTTGGTCGTCCCTGGTGCTGGAGGCGACGGTGAGGGCTTCCGACACCCGGGAGGGCGAGCCCTGCCCGGCATCGGCGGAGTCGTTGCCGGCGGCCACGGCGAAGGACACGCCGGAGGCGATGGCGCGCTGGACGGCCGCGTCGAGCGCCTCGTCCACGCCGCCGCCCAGGCTCATGTTGGCGACCGACGGGCCGGAGTGGTTCTGCGTCACCCAGTCGATGCCCGCCACGACCTGCTCCGTGGTGCCGGAGCCGTTGTCGTCCAGGACCCGCACCGCAACGATCTTGGCCTTCTTGGCCACGCCGTGGGTGGTGCCTGCGATGGTGCCCGCCACATGCGTGCCGTGGCCGTTGCCGTCGTCGGCGGTGTCGTCGTTGTCGATCGCGTCGAAGCCGTGCTCGGCGCGTCCTGCGAAGTCCTGGTGCGAGACCCTGACTCCGGTGTCGATGACGTACGCGGTCACCCCCTCGCCGCCGCTGTCGGGGTAGGTGTACTTCTCGTCGCCGACCGTGTCTGCCTGATCGATCCGGTCCAGGCCCCAGGACGGAGGCTTCTCCTGCGTCTCGTTGATGCTGAAGCGCTTGTTCTGCACGACCTCGCCGACGGCGGGGTCTGCTGCGAGCCGCTTGGCCTCCGTCACCGTCAGACCGGAGGCGGAGAACCCGTTGACTGCGGACCTGTAGGAGCGCTGCAGTGTGCCTCCGTACTTCTTTGCCAGGTCCTCCTTGTTCGCGGATGCGTCGAGGATGACGACGAAACTGCCGTCCACGGCGCCCGGGGCGCCGAGTCCGTGCACGGTCCCTTCGGCCGGTGTGGCCGCCCCCGCAAAGGGGCTCGCGAAGAAGGCCGCTGCGATTGCCGTTGCAGCGCCGGCGCCTATGGCCGCGTTGCGAAGGCCGTTGGATCGCTTGTGAGTTGTCATGGAGAGGTGGCTCCTCGGTGTGACGTGTGGGGCGTCAAAGCGTTCTGATGAACCCTGTTCCGATTGACAGGAGCAAATCAAGAGCGAACCGGGGCCGGCGACTTATTCAACAAGGTTTCTTAAAAGGCCCTCCACGCCCTCACCACTTCGCACACGCGATCGCATCAACTCCCCCACACAACGGCCCCATTCGCGTGCTTGCGGCTCGGCGTCTGACGTCCGGCCGCAACTGCCGTGCTCGCTCCACCGCTTCGATGCCGTCGACGGCCTCCCCGACGACGAGGATCGTGAGCGCCCCGGCCCCCGTCCTTCGTCCACGCGTGCCTTCGCGGGTCGTCCACGCGGGCCTTCGCGGATCACAGACCGGTCACAACGCCCACACAGCTGCTGCATTCCGGCGAATATGGCGCGATGCGCACACACCACACCGCAGCCCTGCTCGCGGTAGTTGCCGCCCTCGCCGTCACCGCCTGCGACCCGCAGGGCTCCCCCGCCTCGGACAAGCCCGGGGGCGGCAAGAGCCCTGCGCCGTCCGCTCCGTCGGCGCCCGCGCCCGCGCGCAGCGGGGCTGACGCCAAGGCTGCAACGCTCCCCGACTTCGTCGGCATGGGCCTCCAGGCGGCGCAAGACGCGGCGCAGGCTGCCGGGTTCTACCGGCTGAAATCGCACGACGCGCTCGGACGCGATCGAGTCCAGGCCTTTGACCGGAACTGGAAGGTGTGCTCGCAGACGCCTGTCGGCGGCAGGAGCATGGACACCGACACGGCCGTCGACTTCGGCACGGTCAAGCTCGAAGAGACGTGCCCTACGGCTGAGGTGCGGCCCCCGAAACCCGCGGGGAACACCATGCCGAACTTCGTGGGCCGGGGCATGAAGGCCGTCCGAAGCGCCCTGCCCTCCAACGCGAGCATCACCGTAAAGGACGCGCTGGGCAGTCGCATGGTCTTTCAGGAGTCGAACTGGAAGGTGTGCACCCAGGACCCTGAGAGCGGCGGGGCTCTCAAAGGACAGCCGTTGACCTTCACCGTGGTCAAGACCGATGAGGCCTGCCCCTAGCTCTCCGCACACCTGCGGGCCCGCAAGCACCCGCGGGATGCCGGGAGGTGGTCAGTGGGGTTGGGCCCAGCCGTGTCGGACTGCGTGGCCGCCGAGCTGCATCCGGGTGCGGACTCCGGCCAGGTCCATGAGGTGGCGCAGGCGTCGGTGGAGCGTGCGTGGTGAGAGGCCGAGCTGTGCCGCGGCCGTCGAATCGGTCAGGCCGGCCAACAGGAGCGCGAGGATCTTCCGGTCGAGGGCGGTCGGGCCGTCCGCCCCGAGCTCGACGGCGGCTTCGGACTCTTCGCCCGCTCCCGACAGTTCGAGGGGGTGGGCGGAGTGCCACACCGTCTCGAACAACGCGTCCAGCGCACTCAACAGGCCGCTGCGGTGCAGCAGCACGGCGCCGGGCTCGCCGGACGGTGTGACCGCGAGCGGGACGAGGCCGAGGTCGGCGTCGGCCAGCACGAGTTTCATCGGCAGCGGGTCGGCCACCCGCAGTTCCACCCCGTTGCGCAAGGACCGAATCGCATCGTCGATGATGCCCGGCTCCGCCAGGACGTCCCGGTCCAGGACCGCCCGGAACTGCACACCCCGGCCGATGGCCACGGGTTCGGCCGTGTTCTCCTCGGGCGGCAACGCGACGAAGGGCGCGGTGATGAAGCTGCGGACCTGGGTACGGGCCGCCTGCTGCACCTGCAGGAAGCGGTGGCGGATGGCGTCGACACCCGTGACGACCTCGATCAGATCGCTGATGCTGCTCGCGGCCGTCGCCGCCCGGTGTTCCTCCGCGAAGGTCACCAGTGCCTGCTCGGCCATGCGCAGCCCGTCCCGGCGCTGGCTGATGAGCGCGCCCAGCGCCATGGCCGGCGGCGCCGCGGTGAACTGATCATCCGCCGACCTGGTCACCAGTCCCCACCCGAGCAGGCGGGACAGCGCCTTGTCGACATGGGCGTGCGGGAGACCGAGCAGATCCGACAGCGGCAGCGCGGTGGAGTTCGGCAGTCCGAGCAGCGCCCGGTAGACGCACTCGTCATCGGGTTCCAGGCCCAGGACATCCAGCATCGGCGACCGACTCTCTTTCGCTTGTCGCAGCGGAGAGAGTATGCGCCATGGCGGCAGACCCTGAATAGTCCCTGGTGGGAGCAGGTATGGGGGGATGGGCCCCGGGCAGTCGCCTCCCCGGGGCCCGCCAAGGTGGTTCATCGCAGGCCGTATGCCCGGATGATTTCGTTCTTGACGCTGAAGCCGTTGCCGGTCTCGGCGCTCGCGCGGAGCGAGAGGAAGCCGCCGGGCTTCCTGGCCGTCCTGAACGACCCCTTCCAGTAGCCGTCGGCGCCCTTGGTCAGGGTCACCTTCTGCCAGCCTGCGCCGTCGTCGTACGAGACGTCCAGCTTTACGGTCTTCACGGTGCCCGGCACGGGGCCGAGGTTCAGCGAGACGGGCTTGAGCGCGATCTGCCGGGTCGCGTTGGCCTTGATGTCACCGTGCAGGTCCGAGTCCAGTTTGTAGTCGAGGTTCAGCACCGAGAACGGCTCGAAGCGGTCCGAGTCGACGGTGTCGGACATGAACGTCCACTCGGTGTGGGTGCGCGTCGACAGCCGGAAGACGTCGCCGGGGCGCTCCACGTCGAGGACGGTGCGGTAGGGCAGGTTGCCGGCCGGTACCTCCACCCACTGCATGTCCCCGCTCTGCGGGTTGTCGTGGATCAGCGTGCCGCCCTGGAAGACCTGGAGGTGGGACGGCGTCTCGCCCCAGGGCAGGTAGCCGCCCAGGCGCATGGTGTCGCTGGCCGAGGCCCACGCCTGCACGTTCCACGTCATGAAGTTGCCCCACCGCGAGTTGTACACGCCGAAGGACTCGCTCTGGCCGGGCCGGGTCGCCGGAGCGAACCAGTCCAGGCGGGTGGCGCTGCCCTTCGCGTACGTGTTGTCGCCGGACACCATCGTCCACGGCAGGCTTCCGTCGACGCCCTGGGTGTGGAACTCCCGCCAGACCTGACCCGGGGTCACCCATTCCGTGCGGGTGCCCGGGTGCCGCTCCACGTCCGGGAAGTTGAACGACGGGCTGAGGGTGAAGTCCGACCGGTAGCCTTCGGCCGCCTTGCCTTCGGTGGCCGAGTAGTAGCGGGCGTCGATACGGGCGAGCGCGTCCTTGGCGGGCTTGTAGACCAGCGGCCGGTCCGGCACCCGGCCGGGGTAGTCACGCGTCAGGTCGTAGACGAACGGGGTGTGCTCGGTCTGTGTGAGGGTCAGCTTCGAGGTTCCGGCCTTGGCCAACGCGACGAGGGCCCGGCCCGCGTCCCGGTGCACGGAGGCGACCGGTATGGCCGCCGGGCCGACGTACTCCATGAGGGCGCCCGCCCCGTCGTTGACGACGATCAGCGCCTTCGCACCGGCCGCGGCCGCGACGTCGGAGCGCTCCTGCGGGGAGACCTCGTCACTGCGCTCGACGACGACGATCCTGCCCTTTGCCTTGACCTTCCCGTAGGCGGCTGCCGCGCCGTTGCCCGCGTAGACGGTCTGCAGCCGGTCCGTGGCGGTGCCCAGGGCGCTGCCCGCCTGCACCAGCGTCTCGAAGCGCAGCCGGTCGCCGGGCGTGCTCAGGCCGAGCAGCGGCTCGCCCTTGCGCCAGCGGGTGACCAGCATGAAGTCGCCCTGCTCCATCGCCTGCGTCGGGGAGAGGTACACGTCGTCGTACGACGGCGGAACCACGTACGCGCTGCGGTAGTCCATGTACGGGTCGAAGCCCTTGTAGTGGACGTTGAAGTCGACCTTGCGCTGGCGGTCTTCAGTGCGCTGCGGCGCCTCGGTCTGCAGCAGGCGTGCCTTGCTCGCATCGAGCACCACGTCCGCGGGGCCGTCCGCCAGCACGGTTTCCGGGTCTACCAGCACGGCCAGGCCCGAGCGGTCGGCCTTCTCTCCGGCCACGTCGAGGTACGCGGCGACGGTGTACGTGCCGGGTGCCATGCGCATGGTGGTCGATCCGTCGACGTAGACGTTCCACGGCCAGCTGTCGCCCGCCAGGTTGATCCCGACCATTCCGGCGGCGGGCTTGCCGTCCCGGCCGACCAGCTTGATGTTCAGGTCGTAGCGCTCGGCCTCCTTGACGAACGCCACGGCGGTACGGGTCACCGGCTCGCCGGTGGCCGCGTCGGTGGCGGTCACGTAGCCGACGTGCCGTCCTGGCGGGGCGTTGCGCGGGTCACCGGTCACGGGGACGGTCGCGGTGCCGCCCGCCGGGACGGTCACCGTGGTGGCTCCCAGCGTGAACGGCTCGCCGGCGTCGGTCAGGGCCAGTCGCAGCCTGACGTCGGCGGTACCGGAGTTCGTGAAGGTCAGGTCCTTGGTGACGGCGACGTCGCTCGGCTCGTGCGGCCACCTGTAGTCACCGAAGAAGAGCGAGCCGGCGCTGTGGACGGTGGTGCCCACCGCTGCGGCGACGTCGAGCCGGCCGGCGCCGACCTCGTACGGCGAGTACCCGCCGTCGAGACCCTTCGCGGTGCTCATCAGGTGTTCCTTGAGCTGCTTGCCGGTCCAGTCCGGGTGCTGCTGGGCCAGCATCGCCGCCGCTCCGACGACGTGCGGTGTGGCCATCGAGGTGCCGCTGAGGGTGCGGTAGAGACCCTCTGCGCCGTCCGTCATCTGCTGCGAGCGGGCGGCCGTGATGTTCACGCCCGGCGCTGCGATGTCCGGCTTCATGCCGCCCGAGTACGCCAGCGGGCCGGTGCTGGAGAAGGACGCGAGGCGGTCCTGCTTGTCCGTGGCGGCCACGGTCAGCGCCGACGCGGCCGCGCCCGGGGCGGAGATGGACTCCGGCCCCGCGTTGCCGGCGGCTATGACGAACAGCGTGCCGTACTGCGCGGACAGCGCGTCGACCGCCTGCGACATCGGGTCGCTGCCGTCCGTCGGGTAGGAGTTGCCGAGGCTCATGTTGACGACGTCCGCCCCGGACTCGGCCGCCCACTGCATGCCGGCCATGACCCAGGAGTCCTGGCCCGAACCTTCGGCACCGCCGAGTACCTTGCCGACATACAGGTCGGCGCCCGGGGCGACACCCTGGTTGTCGCCCCCGGAGGCGGTGCCCGAGCCGACGATCGTGCCCGCCACGTGCGTCCCGTGCCCGTTGACGTCGGTGACGCCCTCATCGGGCACGAAGCTGACCGTGCCGTCGATCAGGCCGGCGAAATCGGGATGGTTGACGTCGATGCCGGTGTCGAGCACCGCGACCTTGACGCCCTTGCCGGTGTATCCGGCGGCCCAGGCCTCGGGGGCGCCGATCAGCGGCACGCTCTCCTTCAGCGCGGCCTTGACCCGACCGTCGAGCCACAGCTTCGCAACGCCCCCGCCCAGCGTCGCGCTGCCGTGCGGGGCGACGCCGGTCCAGAAGGCGCGGGCCTGCCGCTTGTCGGTGCTGAGCGCGGCGCCGCGGATGCTGTTGAGCTTGCGGGTGACCCTGCTGCCCCGGGGGGCCGCCGGCGGGGTCGCCGAGCGGGTTCCGGCCTGGGCGGCGTACGTCGCGATCAGCGGCACCGCGGCCGACTTCGCGTCGTCGTAGCCCATCTCGATCAGGTCACTGACGTTGAACAGCCGCCGGTCCAGTCTGTCCTTGCCCAGCAGCGGCGCCGCCTCGTCCGGGATGACGAACAGGTCGCCGTCGACTTCCTGGATCTTTACGCCGCCGACGGCGTTGTCCGGCCGGTCGATATCGGCGGTCTGCTTGCCATCGGCCATCGTGCTGACCGT
It contains:
- a CDS encoding S8 family peptidase → MSFLSFSSALRRRRWQLVSAATAVPLLASGLAVLQAPAQAAPSKPAVPAKPSATHKVTLVTGDVVTVSTMADGKQTADIDRPDNAVGGVKIQEVDGDLFVIPDEAAPLLGKDRLDRRLFNVSDLIEMGYDDAKSAAVPLIATYAAQAGTRSATPPAAPRGSRVTRKLNSIRGAALSTDKRQARAFWTGVAPHGSATLGGGVAKLWLDGRVKAALKESVPLIGAPEAWAAGYTGKGVKVAVLDTGIDVNHPDFAGLIDGTVSFVPDEGVTDVNGHGTHVAGTIVGSGTASGGDNQGVAPGADLYVGKVLGGAEGSGQDSWVMAGMQWAAESGADVVNMSLGNSYPTDGSDPMSQAVDALSAQYGTLFVIAAGNAGPESISAPGAAASALTVAATDKQDRLASFSSTGPLAYSGGMKPDIAAPGVNITAARSQQMTDGAEGLYRTLSGTSMATPHVVGAAAMLAQQHPDWTGKQLKEHLMSTAKGLDGGYSPYEVGAGRLDVAAAVGTTVHSAGSLFFGDYRWPHEPSDVAVTKDLTFTNSGTADVRLRLALTDAGEPFTLGATTVTVPAGGTATVPVTGDPRNAPPGRHVGYVTATDAATGEPVTRTAVAFVKEAERYDLNIKLVGRDGKPAAGMVGINLAGDSWPWNVYVDGSTTMRMAPGTYTVAAYLDVAGEKADRSGLAVLVDPETVLADGPADVVLDASKARLLQTEAPQRTEDRQRKVDFNVHYKGFDPYMDYRSAYVVPPSYDDVYLSPTQAMEQGDFMLVTRWRKGEPLLGLSTPGDRLRFETLVQAGSALGTATDRLQTVYAGNGAAAAYGKVKAKGRIVVVERSDEVSPQERSDVAAAAGAKALIVVNDGAGALMEYVGPAAIPVASVHRDAGRALVALAKAGTSKLTLTQTEHTPFVYDLTRDYPGRVPDRPLVYKPAKDALARIDARYYSATEGKAAEGYRSDFTLSPSFNFPDVERHPGTRTEWVTPGQVWREFHTQGVDGSLPWTMVSGDNTYAKGSATRLDWFAPATRPGQSESFGVYNSRWGNFMTWNVQAWASASDTMRLGGYLPWGETPSHLQVFQGGTLIHDNPQSGDMQWVEVPAGNLPYRTVLDVERPGDVFRLSTRTHTEWTFMSDTVDSDRFEPFSVLNLDYKLDSDLHGDIKANATRQIALKPVSLNLGPVPGTVKTVKLDVSYDDGAGWQKVTLTKGADGYWKGSFRTARKPGGFLSLRASAETGNGFSVKNEIIRAYGLR